AAGCTCAGCTAAGTACTTTGCCCAGGCTTGGTAGAGGGAAGCCTGGAGCCTCGCTAGGCCAGTAGGTTCTGGTACAATCCCTGCCTCTCAGAGCTCCTCCCTAAGCCCTCCTTTGACCCTTTCCCATCTCCTGCTCAGTCCTACCTGTACATCTTGGCTGTTTTTCCATCCAGTTCAGGGACTGCAATTTCTGGAGCCGTAGTAGGATAAGTGATAGGAATCTggaggaataaaaagagaatcaggaTAGAAAGGAACTAATGCAATCAGGCACACATTTCTTGGTTGAACTGAAATGTTTGGCAAACTCCCCAAGCAGCATGTGCACACCAGGATTCTGGCCTTGGAGATTAGCAACTGTATCCTATGCTTGCTTCAAACCTCAGCTTGTCCCTCCcttttgaaaagttttctttGATCCTTTCAAATGTTACTTTGTTAATCATGTAATCCCCTCCCTTCTACTAACCTCCATATTTCTCCCTCCATCATACTCACGTCAAACTCAATGTCAAATTCATATTTGAGGAGATCGTGGATGTACCAGCACTTTCCAAACCACCTACAAAAAAGACCAAATCTTAGTCCAACTTGACTATTCTTCTCATACTGAAATGATGTCTTCTTGGCTTAGGTGACCAGTCTCCCATGGGAGACTCATGGGATGGGAACTGGGAAACTCAGAAGCAGTGGCAGTGGACACAGCCAATACGAGGCAGGGGAAGCCTGGCAATGAGCTCTGAGACACTAATATGCTAAAGCCATGTAAGATTCCCACCCCAATACCCCCCAAGAGGGTCTGCCTACCGAGTCCCTTCCTTGTTGGACTCCAGTCGGAACCAATCAGTGTCTGCATTCTTGTTGTTCTCCACATACTAAAAGCAGAGAATTAGGTCTTAGAGGGGGAAGTTGGAACCAAGAGCTGTCCTCCTTCCCTCAAATGAAAAGTATGTGATTACTTTCTCTTAATACATTAATCCAACCTTTTTTATGCTGTAAGCAAAACTAAAGACAAAGCTACATTGGTAAGCAGGAGACTTGCCCAGAGCAGAGAATAGAATGCTTGGATTCCACTCAACTTAACACAAAAGACTATAACCTGGGTTCTCTTCTCACTTCTGACAGGGTCTGCCCTCAGCCCACAACTCATTTTATGGGGTAGTCCCTCCCTGGAGAACCTCATATAGTCCTGGTTTTGACTAACACCCACATGCTGATGATTTCCAAATCTTTACCTTTAATCCAGACATTTTCTCCAAGTTTCAGACTCCAGTATCCAACTATATATTGAAATTGCTCTCTTCATTTCAAGGTACCTCAAGTGTAGTATTTCCCTCTGTTCCTTCAAACTTGTTTCCCCAACTGCATCAGTCTCAGGTGGTTGCATCAGGGTTCACGTGGTCACCCAGGCCAGACACCTGAGAATCATTCTTGACCCTCCTTCTTCTTTGCTCTAGCCCACCAGCCCTTCACACTGTCCTGCTGATTTTACCTTCTGAATGTTCTTCAAATATACTTCTGCTCTCTATTCTCACTGCAACTAACTGCAGACTTTAGatcacctttctttctcctgcattaATGGCAGCCTCCTAATTGATCTCCTACCTTCAATCTTATCCCTGTCAACTCTATTTTTCTCTCTACTGTCGTTGTTATTGGCCTAAATCCAAATATGATCAGGCTATTCCTAGTTAAAATCCTTTAAAGGTATCCCAAGGCCACCAAGATAAAATTCGAGCTCTCAAACCTATCTCTCAAGTCTTGCCCACCACTCCCTGCCACATTTTTGATGCTGTAGCAGTTCTGAGCTAGTTGTTTTTCTTCATACATCTCATGGAGTTTCTAGCGTCTTTGCCTTTATTCGTTCTGTCCCTTTTGCCATGAATGTCTTTCTCTTACCCTCATGCTTTATCCAGATAATTTATGTTTACCCTTCAAATCTCAGCTCAAGCACTGACTCtgccaggaagccttccctgaacaGACCCAAACTGGATTAGGTATCTCACCTCCTGCTTCAAAACACCCGAACAGCTTCTCGGCCTCCCTCTCCTTTAGGATCGCTTTCCTACCAACTAGATGTACAACAGaggtttatttcattcattcattcatttttagtgaATGAATGCAAGCGGCAGGAAACAGAGACCACTAACCACTGAAACTTTCTTCTTAGAGGGGTGGATGGTTAGCTGATGGCATGGCTAGCTCCTGACAGTGAACTCAGCTTCGCGATTCTGCAACTACCACTTATTGAATTTCCAGCCGTAATGTGTGTTCCTCCCTCAAGAGTGAAAGGGAGCAGAGAGACGCGGACCCAGACCTAGACCACCTCCTCACATCCAGCAGAGCAAGTACCTGGAAATCGAGGGACACGTCACCTTCCTGGGGACGTATCCCTAAAACAAGTGCTGCTTTCAGCTAGAAAGTCTGGTCCGACTCTAGCTCCCAATGCGAGTCTCTTCTGTCGGCTTTCCTCCATCCGCAACCCCAAAGCCCCCAACCCCGCATTTCTCCAGTTTCTGTGAATTTGGGAGGTAAACGTTGAAACCGGAAGCGGCTTCCACACGGAGCCTATTCCTAAGCACACAAGATTACCCGCAACGCTTTTGCGACGTGGCTGGCTGCAGTAGCACAACTAACCCGGATAAGAGACTGATATTCTTCCTTGAGTCGCTGCACCCACAACTCTCGATCTCGAGGTCCAGCGTTAGTCTTCAGCACCGGGATCTCGGACACGATACGCCGGGTGGCCTCGTCTGCCATCTTGGACGAGGGCGCAGGAGAAACGCGGAACTGGTTTTACCTGTCGTTTACATTCAGGGCGCCGCCATCTTTACTAAGGGAAGATGAGGCGTTGGGCTGCCTTAACACTGCCTTGAATGCGACTTTTATTTTCCAGTAGCGAAGACAAATCTGTGCCTTGCTCGTGAGTGCTACGGGAAGAGCAGATCGAAACGGATTCCTCTGTCCTGAATATGGCATCtagctgtaagaaaaaaaaaacaaaccgcAGACTGCTGAAAGCGTGACTTCCGCTCCTGCTCAGAGAAGTAATCACAGAAAACGCTTCCGGTCACCTCCCCAAACTTGGAGAGTTGGGTAGAATTTCAGGCCGTTCGTTCTGGGCTCTGTCCAGGCACTGTCCTCCTGAAATGCACGATTCACATGTTATCGTATCGAatagctttaaatatttatttaaaaataaaatctttttaaaaatcttgctgaTATTTTAATCTAGATCATATTATATTTAAAGACAAATTTGGGAAACTGATATCCTTATATGTTTTCACCATCTAAGAACATAATGTTCCTTTCCATTTGTTCAAGTGTCTTTTATGTAGAtagcatttaaatatttcattcataCAGATTGTGTTCATTATTTATTGTTAAGGTTAATCCtaggcattttttttgtttgttttgttttgttgctattgggtattttctttcttttaaaaaagtattttgggtattaaagattttcatttatttttagagagagggggaaacagcaatgtgtggttgcccctcatgtgccacctactggggacctggcctgcaacccaggcatgtgccctgaccgggaattgaagtggtgattctttgcttcaaagtccagtgctcaatccactgagccacaccagctaggttgggcattttcttttattgtatctTCAACTTACTATTTGTATGTATAAAGAATATTTACTTCTGCATGTTACCCCTCCCACTGTACTAAATTCTACTCTtatttataacaattttaaagttGATTCTTTTGAGTTACTTAGGTAAAGAAGCTGTTATGCAATAATAAgtgttacattattattttagctacataaaaacatgtataattaGCTAAGTCTTggaagaaaacatgaagaaatgagGTAATGTGAGGAGTtacaattttttgttatttataaattcattaatTAAATAGTAACAGAattcttagcattttaaataaattcagggCCTGGATACATGGTATTCTAGAAATCAGAagcattttttaagtgaaattgtATCTCCTATAGGTAATCTGAGGAATTTACAATATGGCAAGTGTGTGCATTTTCAAAGAGGGAAATTTTTAGTGGAGTTCTGGAAACCAAAAGACTAGGATTATTGATTCTTAGTTACATTGTAGAGCAGCTGTTAAAGAGGGATTTGTGTCCTGCTGCATCTTCGGAGAGAGGCTTTCTCCGATCACTCATTTTTCCACCCCAGCATCCCGTTCTTTCCTTCATGGCACTTCCCTCAATTTAAAATGGCGTATTATTCACTTTCTTAGTGGCTGTCCACTATGCAAACCATGAAGTCATGTCTGTTTTGCTCACCAGTGTGCCTCCTATCACATATGCCTGTCGCAGTACCTGACCTTAGTAAGTCAATGACTGATGCCTTTCCTTGCCAGTGTTACTGGATTAACAAACTAGAACATCACTGAGACAGTGTATCTTGATTTCAAGGAAAACGTGTTTTCTGATAGGTTCTTtgaaaaagacagagaatagGCTTGAATGTAGGAGCATTTTTAGCTGATTGAACAACCAACCACAGAAGACTTGGTTGATTCTCTAATTAGCTGGTGGGGTTGGTAAGAGGGGCCTGTATTCTATCCTGGCCTGCAGGGTGCCCAGCGACCCAGAAGTCATccccagggggcagcagagagcagtTATAAAGAACCCCCTGTGTTTCTGAAAACTGATGAAAATTGCTATCAATGTTAGCTAACACTTATTGAACACTTACAATGAGGCAGGCCCTGTAGTAACACTTcatgtatattatttaatataataattaacacaGTGACTTATAAGGTGGATATATcttccccttttacagatgagaaagtaaACTCAGACAAGTAAGGAACTTGTTCCAAGTCTTATCAGCGAGGGTCAGAGCTGgtgaatgaagaaaaggaagcaggttAAGGAGCATCTTGGACAGCAGAGCATTAGTTTCCAGTGACTCATTGTGGCCCCTATTGAGAAACCGGGAGACACTGGAGTTCTAGGCTGAAGCTCAACTGAAGAGCCGGTATGAAGCCTGGGTGAGCAACTAGGGCAGCTTGGAGTTGGGGGGACCAAGAACTAGAGAGGACCGTCAAATAAGCAATTCCCCATGGGATAAAGTTCAAGAGTAAAGCCCAGGCAGGGATGGGGGCTCAGTGGGCATGGGAGTTAAGGGGATACTTGTGACAGTGGGCTGCCAATGGGGTGTGGACTGAGCTGTCTGGTTTGAAAAGATCGTAATTCTGGCAGATGGGGAACAGCATGGACTGGGACCAGCAGCCTTAAGAGAGTTCAGGTCACGGAAGATGAGAGATCTACACTTTGAATTGGTACCACCAGAGACTTGGAAAAAATAGTTCATAGGGACACAGTAGCTATCTGAAGGACTGACAATGATCTATgatccagagagaaaaaaacaggacCAAAAAGTGCAAGTTACAAAGAGGTACACTTTTGGCCCTGGcaaggtagctcaattggttagagcagcAATCTgacacgccaaggttgcaggttcgatccctagtcagggcacatacaagcagcaaccaacgaatgcattgataagtggaacagcaaatcaatgtccctctttttctctaaaaaaaaaaatcaataaaaggtaGTCTTTTTCTAAAAACAGAGAAAGGGCTTTCAAATCACCAAGCACTACAGTGAGTTGAGAGCTGTTTCCTACAACATAGTGGAGACAGTAGATGTGAACAGGCCATTCTCAGCGTGGACTGCCGTCTCCAGTCCTCTGGAAGGAGTGGGTTAGGTTTGGAGGGTAGGTGGGCTCCTGGAAAGGAGTTACTACCATGAAGCCAAGATCGCTAGGTGTCGAACCACTGCGGGCCACGGGCATGGACCTTTCCAGGGGACTCTACCTAACTGGGGCCTGTGTTTGCCTTTTGTGGGCTTCTGTGGGCGGGGCACATCCCCTTCCACTGGTCACAGCCGCTTCTGTCCAAATGACTCTCCCCCTAGGAAGAGTAGTGAGGACAAAGGGAAGGTTGTTTACAAAGGAACAGAGTCCAGTGGGTACTGGGGGGGAAATGGGTGGGGTGGAAACTTTTGGGTTTTTCCCTAATTGCACATCTGTGTCTTCCCTTCAAACCTTCCAAAGTAGGAGTGGATGGCAGGATGGCAGGATGGCAGGTATCGCCCTCCTCCTTGCTGTCCACCTTCCAAACATCTTCAAAGGTCATGCCACTTGGTTTTACCACCCTTTAGCCTCATGCTTACAGACTTCAGCACTTACTAAGTAACTTCTGTGCCAACTCTTCCTATTATTGTGGCGTTTTTAGGAAAATTCATGATCCCTAGTTAGATGTCGACCATCTCAACTTCAACTTtcaattccttcatttttttaatgtcagtttCACATGTGAGAAAGTATCATCCTGAAGTGTGGAAACATTGGTGGTACCTGAGCTGGCTGCTGTCAACTTCAAGACCCACGGAGACACAGACTGGCAGGACAGCATGGATGTGGGACTCGTGAGATGTGGGGGGAGGCTTTGACCTTTGTGCCAGCTTCCAGGAAACCTGGGTCTGGAGCCAAAAGCACTTTCCCGTAAGCTGCCTCTCTGGGGACACCTGACACTTCTTAACAACTTCCACCCCCCTGAAACACTCTGTTCCTTTTGGTTCTGTGACAACTATCAACCAGTGTTTATTTCCCATCATTGGTTGTTCCTGTTCAAAGACCCTCCAAAGCTTCCTCTTCTATTTGTGCCTTAAGTGAGGGAATTCCCAGAGCACTCTTCTTGCCCCTCTGCTGTTCTCTGGGGGGCTTATCCAAATCTGTGCCTTCAACAGGCCCTTAAATGTTTAGGGTTCAGGATTTCTGGCCTATATATCATTGGAATGTTTACAAAGTTTTCTGTAAGAGGAATATATACACACAGCAAAACAAATTCAAACAGTCAAGATAGATCTAAAAATGTATACTTCATCCATCCCAGGCTCACATTTCatggttaattttttaatgcCTGGGTAAATGTGCAAAAACGGATTGCTCTgcacttccttttctcctcatttaTACATTGTCCTCCTACAGTTAGATCCGTATATTCAACTGCCATTAGGACACCTGCATCTGGCTGTCCCACAGCCCCCTAAAACTCTTTCTCCTGCTGGTTTCTTTTTTACAGTCAACACCAtaagcatgttttttaaaaatttatttatttttagagagggaagggagggagaaagagagggagagaacatcaatgtgtggttgctctcacacaccctcaactggggacctggatgggaagcaaaccagcaaccctttggttcgcaggcctgcgctcagtccactgagccacaccagccaggcgtTAAGTATAGTTTGTTCTTATGTTAATACGTATTAATAATTGTAGTACTTCCCATGctaacaactgtaagcctacttttgcccaccttgtaCCTTGTGGCTTTCCAGTCACTCTGTTTACTTCTGTCTGGTTTCCTACCCAACAATTTCTGAAACGGATTTCTCCAAAATTACTAAATGACTTACTCTTGCAAAACCCAATGGACACATTTCAGTCGTATCTCACCTGAGCTGTTACATTCAATCCCTTGACCAGCTTCCTTGATATGTGCCacctggtttccttcttttctgtctttgctCCTTTTTGGCTTCCTTTTCTCATGGAACCCCTGAAGCGCAGGCATTCCTCTCTCTAGGCTATCGTATTCACTTCCAAGGCTTCACCAACCATTTCTAGTCACATGCACACGCGCACACCTACCCACCAAACCTTTCTTTTGGGTTCCAAGCCCACACGACCTCATTCCATTGCTTAGTAAATAACCCAGGGCACCCAAAACTCATCTTCCgatccaaaacaaaaaaaggcaccGTTACTCCCCACCTGTTCAAGTCAGAGCACTGGGCATATCCTGCATTTCCTCCCTGTGCCGCACGCCCATTTCCCATCTATTTCTCCCACCCCGGGCTCCCTTCTACAGCCATCCCTGGGCCGGGTAAGGACTTCCCAATTGTTCTCTTTGCGTCTAACTTCGTCCCCTCCAGCCCACTGCTGTCCCCAGCGCActagtgatctttctaaaatgcagatttcttaGTGATTGTTGTCACCTCTGCTAAGGCTCTTCACAGCCTACTCGTTGCTCTAAGGATAAATAAAGCCAACCGATTTACAAGGCTTTGTGTAATCGGGTCCCCCAAACTCACAGACCACTCCCGGCtgaccaggcccccagccccagttcCCGACAGTCCAGGGTTTTGCTCGAGTGACGCTCCCTCCAGGTCGCAGGTGCTCAAACAGACGGACGCTCCGCGGGCAATGCGAGAGGGCCGCCGAGCAGTGCCCGGGGCCGCGGACCCAGGTTCCCGGACGTCGGGGTTAACAGGAAGTTCAGGGCAAAGGTCGATTCCTCCTCGCGAACCTGCCCCCGTCCGCTGCAACCCGACCCGTCCATTCCGCCCTTATGCGTCACGGCCGCCAGCCCGCCTTTCCGTGGGTCTTCGAGTCGACGCCGGCAGCTCTGGCGCCACCGATGTTCCCACATTCACAAACGCGACCCTCTGTGCCCCCTTGCGCGGCCCCGCAGCCGCCGGCCGCCCAGAGACGCGCACGCTGCCCGGCTGCCCTAAAGCAAGATGGCCGCCAGCCCCCATTCTGACCGCCGAAGTGAAGCCAGGCCCTGCCTGCGCCAGGCCGTCGCCGGGCTGCCCTCACCTGGCATGGCTCCTCGGCCCGTGCCCTACTGTGGCCCTGAAGCCACCACCAGCTGGCCCGCGGCGGGCCGGGTTCCGGAGGCGCTACTCAGGACGCAGCccgtccccgccccgcccgcctcgctccgctc
This portion of the Phyllostomus discolor isolate MPI-MPIP mPhyDis1 chromosome 14, mPhyDis1.pri.v3, whole genome shotgun sequence genome encodes:
- the UFC1 gene encoding ubiquitin-fold modifier-conjugating enzyme 1 — protein: MADEATRRIVSEIPVLKTNAGPRDRELWVQRLKEEYQSLIRYVENNKNADTDWFRLESNKEGTRWFGKCWYIHDLLKYEFDIEFDIPITYPTTAPEIAVPELDGKTAKMYRGGKICLTDHFKPLWARNVPKFGLAHLMALGLGPWLAVEIPDLIQKGVIQHKEKCN